The following nucleotide sequence is from Paracrocinitomix mangrovi.
ACATTGAAAGAATGCTCAAAAACGAGCAAAATTTACTGTGGAATGAGGATATTTTGTGGTTTGCAAAGTCTTCTGGAACTACTACAGGGAAGTCTAAGTTTTTACCAGTTTCAAAATCAGCTCTGGAAGATTGTCATTACAAAGGAGGAAAAGACCTTTTGAGCTTATATTACAATCAATTGCCGGATAGAAAATTGTACAAGGGAAAACACTTGATAATTGGAGGGTCTGCGGAGATTACCAACCTTGATGGTGATTCTTACTTTGGTGATTTATCTGCCATTATCCTTAAAAATATGCCTTGGTGGGCTGAGATAAGAAGAACGCCAAGTAAAGAAATTGCTTTAATGAGCAACTGGGAGGAGAAAATAGAAAAGTTGGCGCAAACTACGAAGGATGAAGACATATACATATTAGCGGGTGTTCCAAGCTGGACACTTGTTTTATGTAACAGGGTTTTGGAAATAACAGGTAAAAAGCACCTCAGAGAAGTGTGGCCTAATTTAGAATTGTTCATGCATGGAGGCGTAAGCTTTGATCCTTATAAGGAGCAGTTCAGAAAATTGATTCCGTTTGACGATATGAATTACGTTGAAACCTACAATGCTTCAGAAGGTTTTTTCGGAATTCAAGATGATTTTAAAATAGATGAGTTATTGTTGATGTTGGATTACGGAATATTTTTTGAATTTATTCCAATGTCTGATTTTAATGGGGTTGATTCAAAGACAGTTGTTCCATTAGAAGAAGTGGAATTAGGAAAAAATTATGCACTGGTAATTTCATCAAATGGTGGATTGTGGAGATATATAATTGGAGATACTATAAGGTTCACGTCAAAATCTCCGTATCGGTTTAAAATTACGGGTAGAACCAAAAGTTTCATCAATGCTTTTGGAGAAGAATTGGTTGTAGAAAATGCAGAAGTTGCAATGGCGGCTGCTTGTCAAAAAACAAATGCCCATATCAGTAATTATACTGCAGCTCCAATTTTTATGGAAAACGGTGAAGGTGGTGGACATGAATGGTT
It contains:
- a CDS encoding GH3 auxin-responsive promoter family protein; the protein is MPFNSIFSWIIKKRIHQIELFKKYPFEVQRDVFNYLIQNAKDTEWGVKYGYNKIKSYKDFSKQVPLSDYPLLQPYIERMLKNEQNLLWNEDILWFAKSSGTTTGKSKFLPVSKSALEDCHYKGGKDLLSLYYNQLPDRKLYKGKHLIIGGSAEITNLDGDSYFGDLSAIILKNMPWWAEIRRTPSKEIALMSNWEEKIEKLAQTTKDEDIYILAGVPSWTLVLCNRVLEITGKKHLREVWPNLELFMHGGVSFDPYKEQFRKLIPFDDMNYVETYNASEGFFGIQDDFKIDELLLMLDYGIFFEFIPMSDFNGVDSKTVVPLEEVELGKNYALVISSNGGLWRYIIGDTIRFTSKSPYRFKITGRTKSFINAFGEELVVENAEVAMAAACQKTNAHISNYTAAPIFMENGEGGGHEWLIEFITLPDDLEAFTHILDGELKSVNSDYEAKRAGNLSLQMPRIQIASKGLFEAWLKKSDKLGGQHKIPRLNNDRILIDELLAMNLVEG